The stretch of DNA AATCGTGCTGACCGCGCTGTTGGTGTGAATCGTGCTTAACACAAGGTGCCCGGTCAGCGAGGCGCGCACGGCGATTTCCGCCGTTTCCGTATCGCGCATTTCCCCGACCATGACAATGTTCGGGTCCTGCCGCAAAATGGAACGCAAGCCTGATGAAAACGTCAGCCCGACCTGCGCATGCACCTGCACCTGCGTGATCCCGTCCAGCCGATACTCCACCGGGTCCTCGATCGTGATGATTTTGACTTCTTTGTCGTTCAGTTCATGCAATGCCGAATACAACGTGGATGTTTTCCCGCTGCCGGTCGGACCGCTGATCAAAATAATGCCGTTCGGCTTGCGGATCATTTTTGCAAACTTATGGAAGTTGGTTTCGCTCAGCCCGAGATCGCTTATTTTCTTGATGCCGGATGATTGGTCGAGCAGTCTCAGGACGATGCTCTCGCCATGGACCGACGGCAATGTCGAGACGCGGATATCGATCTTTCTGCCGTCGATTTGCATCTGGATGCGCCCGTCCTGCGGAAGCCTTCGTTCCGCGATATTCAATTTGGCGATGATTTTTAACCGCGCCGTCAGCACGCCTTGCATATTTTTGGACAATGTTTTTTCCGTTTGCAGCACGCCGTCGATGCGGTAGCGAATCAGGATCTGCTTTTCCTGCGGATCGAAGTGAATATCACTTGCCCGCTGCTGCACCGCCGCCTGAATGATTTGGTTGACCAGCTTCACAATCGGCGATGATTGGTTCTGCGCTTCTTCTTCGGCATCGGAGTATTCGATGCCGTCCATATCCTCCATGACTTCCTCGACCGATTCTTGCATGCCGTAATGCTTCATGATCCCTTGTTCGATCTCGCTGCGGGTAGCGATTGTCGGCTGCACGCTCATACCGGTGGCAAGCCGGATCTCTTCAATGGCTTCGTAGTTAAGCGGATCGGCCATGGCAACAACCAGCTTGCCGTTTCGGCGTTTGATCGGAATGACGCAATGCTTTTTGGCCAGCGCCTCCGTGATCGATTGCACGGCGCCCAAATCCATAACCGTCTCAAAAAGATTAACGGCGGGAAATCCCAATTGGAATTCCAGCACCTCCACGAGCTGCCGTTCCGTCAAATAGCCCAGTTCGATCAAAATCTCGCCCAGCTTTTTCTTGGAAGAAACTTGCAATTTGAGCGCTTCGTCCAATTGCAGTTCCGTAATGAGCCCGTGCATGATCAACAACTCGCCAAGTCTCATCGCCTAGCCCTCCCGGATATGCCTTGATGTTGCCGAACCGTTTACTTTCCAACTCCGCTTGCCGCCATTTTGCGCTCCTCATCGGAGGGCGCGCGGGCGATTACCGCCGGATGCGGCGCATAAAAATCTTTGGCGATTACTTTTTGTTCGCCGTTTATTTTGCCGGCCACCTTAATCAGAACGCCGTCTTTGCCCGCCTCCCGTTTGACCGTCCCGCCTGCCGGTAGCGCAAAATCGACAAGATTGATCTGTTCCGCGGGAAACGTTTCCTGGGTAATCGCAATGGTCGGCGTCTGCCATTCGGCGTTTTCCGGCGCGAGCAATTCCACCGCGAGTTTGTCTCCTTCCGCGCCGACGCGGCATGTCACCGCAAATGAGTAAGGATTGAAAAGGGCCAAATCTTTGCCCGCCGCGACATCCACATCAAAACCCGGCGCAAGCCCTTCCGGCAGATCGCGGTGAATGTGCCTTTCCCCCACGGCGAAGCCTGCGCGGATAGCTGCTTCGTAAAAGACGGAAGCAACCGTATCATCCGCTGTCAGTTTATTTGCTTGCCAAAATTTAGCGAAGGAGAACATGCCGTTTGCGGAAATCTGCAGGTTATCCAACGATGTTGCGTTTTTCCGTACGCTGTCGGCAACGGCTTGCAGCGAGACAGCGCGAGCCATGACTCTGCCTTCCCGGACGGACGCATGGCTGCCGCCTTTCGCGGCGGTGTCGCCTTTGGCGGCGTTATCTGCGGCAGTGTCGCCATTGGCGGTATTTTCCGCGGCAGTGTTGCCTTTCGCGACGTTATCTGCGGCAGTGTTGCCTTTCGCGGCGTTTTCTGCGTTTTCTGCGGCGTTACCGGCATTTTTCCCCGGCGCTTGCGGCTCAGGTTTTGCTTGTCCGGCATCCTCGCTTCCTGTTCGTGGTATGTATTGCTGCCAATACGCGGCGATTTCCTCCATTTGCGCAGGCTTCCAGATCGCGAGCGCCGCAATCGCCAAGGCCGCCAAACCGAGGATCAACGTTGCCCGCAAACCGCTTCTTGATTTGCCTCTTCTTGATCTCATCATTTCACCCCGTCCACACACCAGATCGTGAAAAGCTGCCGGCAAATTCGACAACCCTTTGCTTTGCCTGACAAAATCGCTGCTATTTTGCGGCGTATTCCTATAAAATCACAAATTTTCATCCTTTGATATCATGCAGGCGCATTAAGCCGAAAGTTCCGGTACTTTTGGGTAAGCTTATCCGCTCAAAAAAAAAAATCCGCGATCAGTTCGCGAATGTTCCAATGCTAACGCAATTTGGGTCCCATGCGCCGGGCCTAACCCCGCCGCCTTTAGGTTAGGCGTCCAGGCGACGCTAACGGTCGCAGCAGAGGCTATTTGCCGAATAAAGTCTGAGTAAAAAATTTAACGGTCGCAGTGGACGCTATTAGCCGTTTATATGCCCGAATCTCAGGAAAAATGCGCGAATAGGCGCACTCACGTCCGTTAAAATCAAAAAGTGGGCAATTTGAGCTAAATAAGCGCACTCGCGGCCGTTATAAGTTGCAAGCAGGTAAACCGACCGGGTTTCCGTTGGCAACAGTTATAGGCTGCAAGCCGGCAAATCGGCCGGGTTACCGTCGGCAAGCATTATGCGGCATTAGATAACGCCAAAAATTTTTAGCAAAAACGATGCTTTGGAGTTGACGTGCATCTTTAAGTTGATTTTGCCGATAACAGTTCTCACGGTATTTTCACTGATATGCAACGCTTTGCCGATTTGCCTGTAATCATAATCCAACGCCCAGTAAGTGGCGATTTCTTTTTCTCTTGGGGTCAAGTCCAATTCGTCAATGCGCTGCTCCAACAGTTTGTCGACATACATCGGATTTCCCATCGAACCACCCCCCTTAGTGGTGCATAAAAAATTTATTTCGCGTTTATGCGCAATCAAGCGGTAATTTTCATTATATTCCGACAACATGAAATGGAAATCAGACTAAATTCCCAATTATTTACGCCTATGGTAATGTCTTTTTGTATGATTCCTCATCTTTATGTAGAAATCAGTGATCGATAAACCTGTGTTAGCTACAGTACAAAAGAACTAAGCGGCAACCGGCAAAGCCGGCGGGTTTCTGTCAACGGCTGAAAGCCGACTGTTCAGGCTACAGCCTGCGATTAGCAATCTGCGGCTAAAGCCACCTAAAGCTTGCCGACGCAAACTCTACCGTAACCATCCGCATTACCACGGTCGGTTTACCGGCTTGCGGACCTTAAAAGGTCGTGGTAGCTCAGATCTAACGGACATGGTAGTGGGCTTTCAGTTCTAACGGACGTGACAGAGGCTATTTTGGGTTTTACGCCCGGTTTTCAATTTTAACGGACGTAGGAGAGCTTATTCTGGCATTTTTCCGGATATTCGGGCTTTGAAACGGCAAATAGCCGCTGTGGCGTCCGTTAAAATTTCAAAGTAGCCTTTTTTCGGCAAATAGCCTCTGCTACGTCCGTTAGCGCTGTGCAGGAAGGGGAGCCCACGTTTTGGCATAGCGCAGCGAGTCGGTTTGCCGGCTTGCAACTTTTAACGGTCATAGGAGAGCTTATTTTGCGCAAAAAGCCAGCCTTTTGATTCTAACGGTCGTGGGAGAGCTTATTCTGGCATTTTTCCGGATATTCGGGCTTTGAAACGGCGAATAGCCGCTGTGGCGTCCGTTAAAATTTCAAAGTAGCCTTTTTTCGGCAAATAGCCTCTGCTACGTCCATTAGCGCTGTGCAGGAAGGGGAGCCCACGTTTTGGCATTGCCAAAGGAAGCGATCCGCCTGTTTTTGCGATGGGGTGGGTGTGCGTGCAGGAAGGTGATCGCCTGTTTTTGCGATGGGCGGGGGGAGCATGCAGGAAAGTTGATCGCCCGTTTTTGTGCTGGGCGGGAGAGCGGCAAAGGAACGCGGCAAGAAAAAAGAGGCGCCGACAAGTTCAGAGAACTTATGCGGAGCCTCTTTTAGAAAAATGCTAAACTTTACGTGTCACAAATGTGCGAACACTAGAGTAACAAAGGGTTATAGCCCCTATTACATCATGCCGCCCATGTCAGGCATAGCCGGTGCGGCTTTTTCCTTTTCCGGAATGTCGGCGACAACCGATTCCGTGGTGAGGAACATGGCTGCAACGGAAGCGGCGTTCTGCAACGCGGAGCGGGTTACTTTCGCCGGGTCGACGATACCGGCGGAGATCATGTTCACCCATTCGCCGGTTGCGGCGTTGTATCCGACTCCTGCGCTTTCGCCTTTCAGGCGTTCAACCACAACGGAGCCTTCTACGCCGGCATTTGCGGCGATAATGCGAACCGGTTCTTCCAGTGCGCGCAGCACGATGTTGACGCCGGTTTTTTCGTCGCCGCTTGCGTTAACGGCTTGCACAGCTTTCGAAACATTCACGAGCGCCGTGCCGCCGCCGGATACGATGCCTTCCTCCACAGCGGCGCGCGTGGAGTTTAACGCGTCCTCGATGCGCAATTTGCGCTCTTTCATTTCGGTTTCGGTTGCTGCGCCGACTTTGATGACGGCTACGCCGCCGGACAGTTTCGCCAGGCGCTCTTGCAGCTTTTCGCGGTCGAAATCGGAAGTGGTTTCTTCCAGTTGCGCTTTGATTTGGTTGATGCGAGCGCCGATGTCTTTCTTGTCGCCAGCGCCGTCGACGATGATCGTGTTTTCTTTCGTCACACGGACCAGACGCGCGCTACCCAGTTGATCCAGCGTAGCGGATTTCAGGTCAAGGCCAAGCTCTTCCGTAATGACTTGCCCGCCGGTCAGAGCGGCGATATCGCCAAGCATTGCCTTGCGGCGGTCGCCGAAGCCGGGTGCTTTGACGGATACGCAAGTAAATGTGCCGCGCAGTTTATTGACGACGAGGGTTGCTTGCGCTTCGCCTTCAACATCTTCCGCGATGATCAACAGCTGTTTGCCGGATTGTACGACTTTCTCAAGAATCGGCAAAATTTCCTGAATGTTCGAGATCTTTTTATCGGTAATCAGGATGTACGGATTTTCCAGAACCGCTTCCATCTTGTCCGTATCGGTAACCATGTAGGCCGAAGTGTAGCCACGGTCGAATTGCATCCCTTCGACAACTTCCAGCTCGGTGACGATCCCTTTGGACTCTTCCACGGTTACAACGCCGTCGTTGCCAACCTTATCCATTGCGTCGGCGATCAGTTGGCCCAACTCTTCGTCGCCGGAAGAAATGGCCGCAACTTGCGCAATCGACTGTTTGCCTTCAATCGGCTTCGCGATTTTTTTCAATTCTTCCACGGCTGCGTTTACCGCTTTTTCAATGCCTTTGCGGATCACCATCGGGTTTGCGCCGGATGTTACGTTTTTCAAACCTTCGCGAATCATCGCTTGCGCAAGCACGGTCGCGGTAGTTGTACCGTCTCCGGCGACATCGTTTGTTTTCGTCGCTACTTCTTTAACGAGCTGCGCGCCCATGTTTTCAAACGGATCCTGCAGTTCGATTTCTTTCGCAATTGTCACGCCATCATTTGTAATGAGCGGGCTGCCGAATTTTTTCTCCAGCACCACATTGCGGCCTTTCGGGCCAAGGGTCACTTTGACGGCATTCGCCAGTGCGTCTACACCGCGAAGCATGGCGCGGCGAGCATCTTCACTGAACAAAATTTGCTTAGCCATTGTCGTACCTCCTTAAATTTCACTTTCCAGGTTAGGTATTGGGTTGTTTTGCTTATGCCAGTACGGCCAATATATCGCTCTCGCGCATGATGAGCAATTCGCGGCCTTCATATTTCACTTCGGTTCCCGCGTATTTGGAGAATAGCACGCGGTCTCCTTCTTTTACTTCCAGAGGAACGCGCACACCGTCCTTCAACGTTCCGCTGCCGACGGCAATTACTTTGCCTTCTTGCGGCTTTTCCTTGGCGGTGTCGGGAAGAACGATCCCGCTAGCAGTCGTTTCTTCTTTGGCAACAGCTTCGATGACTACGCGATCGCCCAACGGTTTAATCATGTGAATTTGCCTCCTTCAACTCACTATTTTCTTTTGTTAGCACTCAACCTTGGTTAGTGCTAACAACACTTCTAATAATACTGATTTGCCTATGCATTTTCAAGAGGGGAACCGCAAAATTCTCAAAAAAAATCGCGCTTTCCATAAGCGCGTTATCAGTATATCCGATTGCGGCAAAATAGATACCACTAACTTATTCTTCTTCCGCATCGGAGCTGCGCACTGGGCCGCATATCGGGTTACGCATCGGGCCGCACTTCGAGCCACGCGCAGAGCTTCCGCATCGGGCCCAGCATCGAGCTTCAAATCGGACCACGCATCGGACCCCCGCCCTAAGCTGCGCGTCGAGTCCCTGCATCAGTCCAGCGTCGAGTCCTACATCAGGCCGCATATCGGGCCACGCGTATAGAGCTTCCGCATCGAGCCCGGCATTGGCCCGCCATAAGGCCGCCCGTCGGGGTTACGCATCTGTCTCCGCGTCGGGCTCCGCATCTTCATCCGCATCGGTTTCCCGCTCGCGCGCCAAATCCTCCGCCAATTGTTTGCGGTATATGATGCGAGACAGCCAAACGCTGAATTCATAGAGCAAAATCAAGGGGATCGTGACAAGGACGGCGGAAACGAGATCCGGCGGCGTGATAATCGCTCCGACGATCAGCAGAATCAAGTAAGCATAACGGCGCAACCGTCCCAGCCGCTTTGGATTGAGCAGCCGCAATCGCGTCAGAAACATGACGATGATTGGCATTTCAAAAAGCAGCGAAATCGGAAAAATGATATTGAACATAAAGGAAAAATATTGTGTGATCCCGTACGTTTCGCGCAGGCCAAGTTTGGTCGACATGACCCGGGTAAAATACATCGCCATCGGAAAAACAACAAAGTAGGCAAAACAAAACCCGATGACAAACAGCAGGATGCCCGCCGGAATATATCGGAGCGTCGCTTGTTGTTCCACTTTGCGCAAGCCCGGCTTGATAAACGCCCACAGTTGGTACAAAGTAAACGGCAAAGTGACGACGATGCCGATTGCGAAGGCAAACTGCATGTAGATGCGCACCGCGTCCCAGGGGGAAAACACATTCCATTGCAAGTCCGGTATCGGAGCGGCCTTCTGCAAATAACGGATAACCGGATCGGCAAACGCCATACCGGCAATCGTGACGACGGAAAACACAATAAGGACCCAGATGATCCGCTTGCGCAGTTCACCCAGGTGCTCAAAAAACGTCATGTTGCGGTTCTGCAAAGTTCGTTCACCAGCTTGTTTCAATTTGGGGGCATTGGGCGCGGCTTAGTCCGGCAGTCTTTCGTGATCTTTGGCGGCATCGCCGACGGTCTTGCCAGCGGTCTCGCCGCTTCCCGCCTCAATCCGGTCGACGCTGATTTCTTTCCGGGGATTTTGGCGCGGTTCCTCATCGTCCATAATGTCTTTTGCGCCCTTCTTGAACTCCCGCAGCGTTTTGCCAAGCGCTTTGCCCAATTCCGGAAGCTTATTGGGGCCGAACAGCAAAAGCGCCACGATGACAATCAGCAAAAAAGTCGCAGGCCCGATATTGCTCAGCATGTTTTTCCCTCCTCCTATATGTTTCTACATGCTCTCTGCCCGGATCGCGGCCAAAGCCGCAGGCAACAAATCCAGTATAGCTTCAAAATTCTCATGCACG from Bacilli bacterium encodes:
- a CDS encoding ATPase, T2SS/T4P/T4SS family, with amino-acid sequence MRLGELLIMHGLITELQLDEALKLQVSSKKKLGEILIELGYLTERQLVEVLEFQLGFPAVNLFETVMDLGAVQSITEALAKKHCVIPIKRRNGKLVVAMADPLNYEAIEEIRLATGMSVQPTIATRSEIEQGIMKHYGMQESVEEVMEDMDGIEYSDAEEEAQNQSSPIVKLVNQIIQAAVQQRASDIHFDPQEKQILIRYRIDGVLQTEKTLSKNMQGVLTARLKIIAKLNIAERRLPQDGRIQMQIDGRKIDIRVSTLPSVHGESIVLRLLDQSSGIKKISDLGLSETNFHKFAKMIRKPNGIILISGPTGSGKTSTLYSALHELNDKEVKIITIEDPVEYRLDGITQVQVHAQVGLTFSSGLRSILRQDPNIVMVGEMRDTETAEIAVRASLTGHLVLSTIHTNSAVSTISRLIDMGIDSYLIASSLNCVVAQRLVRRLCPECCHTVEAGEDERRLFAAYGLLKRESDGESAGQVRTMAETQLFVKRTRGCSHCNKTGYKGRIALHEVLVIDETLRRLIAQNLPVDELTAHAKKAGFQTMMQDGLQKALAGKTSVEEVLKAVSDDE
- a CDS encoding helix-turn-helix transcriptional regulator → MGNPMYVDKLLEQRIDELDLTPREKEIATYWALDYDYRQIGKALHISENTVRTVIGKINLKMHVNSKASFLLKIFGVI
- the groL gene encoding chaperonin GroEL (60 kDa chaperone family; promotes refolding of misfolded polypeptides especially under stressful conditions; forms two stacked rings of heptamers to form a barrel-shaped 14mer; ends can be capped by GroES; misfolded proteins enter the barrel where they are refolded when GroES binds), with translation MAKQILFSEDARRAMLRGVDALANAVKVTLGPKGRNVVLEKKFGSPLITNDGVTIAKEIELQDPFENMGAQLVKEVATKTNDVAGDGTTTATVLAQAMIREGLKNVTSGANPMVIRKGIEKAVNAAVEELKKIAKPIEGKQSIAQVAAISSGDEELGQLIADAMDKVGNDGVVTVEESKGIVTELEVVEGMQFDRGYTSAYMVTDTDKMEAVLENPYILITDKKISNIQEILPILEKVVQSGKQLLIIAEDVEGEAQATLVVNKLRGTFTCVSVKAPGFGDRRKAMLGDIAALTGGQVITEELGLDLKSATLDQLGSARLVRVTKENTIIVDGAGDKKDIGARINQIKAQLEETTSDFDREKLQERLAKLSGGVAVIKVGAATETEMKERKLRIEDALNSTRAAVEEGIVSGGGTALVNVSKAVQAVNASGDEKTGVNIVLRALEEPVRIIAANAGVEGSVVVERLKGESAGVGYNAATGEWVNMISAGIVDPAKVTRSALQNAASVAAMFLTTESVVADIPEKEKAAPAMPDMGGMM
- the groES gene encoding co-chaperone GroES; translation: MIKPLGDRVVIEAVAKEETTASGIVLPDTAKEKPQEGKVIAVGSGTLKDGVRVPLEVKEGDRVLFSKYAGTEVKYEGRELLIMRESDILAVLA
- the tatC gene encoding twin-arginine translocase subunit TatC; translated protein: MTFFEHLGELRKRIIWVLIVFSVVTIAGMAFADPVIRYLQKAAPIPDLQWNVFSPWDAVRIYMQFAFAIGIVVTLPFTLYQLWAFIKPGLRKVEQQATLRYIPAGILLFVIGFCFAYFVVFPMAMYFTRVMSTKLGLRETYGITQYFSFMFNIIFPISLLFEMPIIVMFLTRLRLLNPKRLGRLRRYAYLILLIVGAIITPPDLVSAVLVTIPLILLYEFSVWLSRIIYRKQLAEDLARERETDADEDAEPDAETDA
- a CDS encoding twin-arginine translocase TatA/TatE family subunit; this encodes MLSNIGPATFLLIVIVALLLFGPNKLPELGKALGKTLREFKKGAKDIMDDEEPRQNPRKEISVDRIEAGSGETAGKTVGDAAKDHERLPD